The following proteins are encoded in a genomic region of Thermogemmatispora onikobensis:
- a CDS encoding TIGR03560 family F420-dependent LLM class oxidoreductase, which produces MYVGLQIPSFKCPGGTAAIRPLLKEVVTRAEEAGFYSFWVMDHFYQIQGLFGETYTDPMLECYTTLGYLAGLTERAYLGVLVTGVIYRYPSVLLKTVNTLDILSGGRAYFGVGAAWYEEEARGWGVPYPPLGERFELLEDTLKLAKALWASDQTAFEGKHVVAPAITNNPRPLSQPHPRVMVGGSGPKKTMRLVAQYADACNISERFGRERMQQALDALKGHCESVGRDYATVEKTSLSTVHLSGSDTAASVRARLKDLAAMGFTHAIVNLPDLYELRPLEVFAKEIIPAVAEF; this is translated from the coding sequence ATGTACGTTGGACTGCAGATTCCTTCGTTCAAGTGCCCTGGTGGGACGGCTGCGATCCGACCTCTGTTGAAGGAGGTGGTGACGAGGGCGGAGGAGGCGGGTTTCTATAGCTTCTGGGTCATGGATCATTTCTACCAGATTCAGGGTTTGTTCGGGGAAACGTATACCGATCCCATGCTGGAGTGCTATACCACGCTCGGTTATTTAGCCGGGCTGACTGAGCGGGCCTATCTTGGGGTGTTGGTCACGGGGGTAATTTATCGCTATCCTTCGGTGCTGCTGAAGACGGTGAATACGCTCGATATTCTCTCTGGTGGACGGGCCTACTTCGGTGTGGGGGCCGCCTGGTACGAGGAGGAGGCTCGCGGTTGGGGTGTTCCCTACCCGCCGCTGGGGGAGCGCTTTGAGCTGCTGGAGGATACGCTGAAGCTGGCAAAGGCGCTGTGGGCGAGCGATCAGACCGCCTTTGAGGGGAAGCATGTTGTGGCGCCCGCCATTACGAATAATCCTCGCCCGCTTTCTCAGCCGCATCCGCGCGTGATGGTCGGCGGTTCGGGTCCCAAGAAGACGATGCGTCTGGTGGCTCAGTATGCCGATGCCTGTAATATTAGTGAGCGCTTCGGTCGGGAGAGGATGCAGCAGGCCCTCGATGCGCTTAAGGGGCATTGCGAGAGCGTGGGCCGCGACTATGCTACGGTCGAGAAGACGTCTCTGTCGACCGTCCATCTTTCGGGCAGCGATACGGCGGCGAGCGTGCGCGCGCGTTTGAAGGATCTGGCTGCGATGGGGTTCACTCATGCCATTGTCAATCTGCCGGATCTGTACGAGTTGAGGCCGCTGGAAGTCTTTGCGAAGGAGATTATTCCGGCAGTGGCTGAGTTCTAG
- a CDS encoding class I SAM-dependent methyltransferase, whose amino-acid sequence MTDTRENEGLAQAGASQTDLTYPIDTEKVDELARLIQQDRLVNEAMGGLFPEGQTLPEGGRLLDLACGPGGWACEVAFQHPSVEVIGVDISPSTVEYANTYARSRGLSNAQFQVMNVKEPLAFPDASFDLINGRALFSFMQPQDWRRLLAECRRLLKPGGIIRLTESEFPLTSSPATERYFALIAAALQRVGQSFSPDGRHVGITPVLPRLLRQAGFNDVRLRAGAVEWSSHTPMHYAFFKDLFVLFQLIQPFLLKTGVIAQEELEPLYQQAIAEMQADDFHAIATGLTVWGQQPQASA is encoded by the coding sequence ATGACCGACACACGAGAAAACGAGGGGCTTGCGCAAGCCGGAGCGTCTCAGACCGACCTCACCTATCCTATTGATACCGAGAAGGTTGACGAATTAGCTCGCCTGATCCAGCAAGACCGTCTTGTGAACGAAGCGATGGGCGGCCTCTTCCCTGAAGGCCAGACCCTGCCCGAGGGTGGGCGCCTGCTTGACCTGGCCTGCGGTCCTGGCGGCTGGGCCTGCGAAGTCGCTTTTCAGCATCCTTCCGTCGAAGTGATCGGCGTCGACATCAGTCCCAGCACCGTCGAGTACGCCAACACGTACGCCCGCTCGCGCGGCCTCTCCAACGCCCAATTCCAGGTGATGAACGTCAAGGAGCCGCTGGCCTTCCCCGACGCCTCCTTCGACCTCATCAACGGGCGCGCGCTCTTCAGCTTCATGCAGCCCCAGGACTGGCGGCGCCTGCTGGCTGAATGTCGCCGTCTCCTCAAACCCGGCGGCATCATCCGCCTCACCGAAAGCGAGTTCCCTCTAACGAGCAGCCCGGCCACCGAGCGCTATTTCGCCCTGATCGCCGCCGCCCTCCAGCGCGTCGGTCAGAGCTTCTCGCCCGACGGGCGCCACGTCGGCATCACCCCCGTCCTGCCCCGCCTGCTGCGCCAGGCCGGCTTCAACGACGTCCGCCTGCGCGCCGGCGCCGTCGAGTGGTCCAGCCATACTCCCATGCACTACGCCTTTTTTAAAGATCTCTTCGTCCTCTTCCAACTGATCCAGCCCTTCCTGCTCAAGACCGGCGTCATCGCTCAGGAAGAGCTGGAGCCACTCTATCAGCAGGCCATCGCCGAGATGCAAGCCGACGACTTCCACGCCATTGCCACCGGTCTCACCGTCTGGGGGCAACAGCCCCAAGCCAGCGCCTGA
- a CDS encoding class I SAM-dependent methyltransferase translates to MTAFEPESQPQPQTSTYPIDAGQAEELARLLQQDRLITEAMGGLFPEGQTLPEGGRLLDLACGPGGWACEVAFQYPHVEVIGVDINPSTIEYASTQAQARGLPNISFEIMDITQPLAFPDASFDLINGRSLFSFMRPQDWRHLLAECRRLLKPGGIIRLTETEFGLTSSPATERYFALIAAALKRAGQSFSPDGRHVGITPVLPRLLRQAGFNDVRLRAGAVEWSSDSPMHYAFFKDLFVLFQLIQPFLLKTGVISREELEPLYQQAIAEAQGEDFCAIWPWLTVWGQQPNATA, encoded by the coding sequence ATGACAGCATTTGAGCCAGAATCTCAACCCCAGCCTCAGACCAGCACTTACCCCATCGACGCAGGTCAGGCCGAAGAGCTGGCCCGCCTCTTGCAACAGGACCGCCTCATCACCGAAGCGATGGGCGGCCTCTTCCCCGAAGGCCAGACCCTGCCCGAAGGCGGGCGCCTGCTTGATCTGGCCTGCGGTCCCGGCGGCTGGGCCTGCGAAGTCGCCTTCCAGTACCCTCACGTCGAAGTGATCGGCGTCGACATCAACCCCAGCACCATCGAATATGCCAGCACCCAGGCCCAGGCCCGTGGCCTCCCGAACATCTCCTTTGAGATCATGGATATCACCCAGCCCCTGGCCTTCCCGGATGCCTCCTTCGACCTCATCAACGGGCGCTCACTCTTCAGCTTCATGCGGCCCCAGGACTGGCGGCACCTGCTGGCTGAATGTCGCCGTCTCCTCAAACCCGGCGGCATCATCCGCCTCACCGAAACCGAATTCGGCCTGACCAGCAGCCCGGCCACCGAGCGCTATTTCGCCCTGATCGCCGCCGCCCTCAAACGGGCCGGTCAGAGCTTCTCGCCCGACGGGCGCCACGTCGGCATCACCCCCGTCCTGCCCCGCCTGCTGCGCCAGGCCGGCTTCAACGACGTCCGCCTGCGCGCCGGCGCCGTCGAGTGGTCCAGCGACAGCCCCATGCACTACGCCTTTTTTAAAGATCTCTTCGTCCTCTTCCAACTGATCCAGCCCTTCTTGCTCAAGACCGGCGTCATCAGTCGCGAAGAGCTGGAGCCACTCTATCAGCAGGCCATCGCCGAGGCTCAGGGCGAGGACTTCTGCGCCATCTGGCCCTGGCTCACCGTCTGGGGGCAGCAGCCCAACGCTACCGCTTAA
- a CDS encoding lectin, which produces MRYVTSARFWLFPIIILTVLLVIPLAGLPGSALAVQRAPTPVHDTNLADLVDPFTGTGIQQGAPFGGGDTFPGADLPFGMVQWSPDTVSYVPGGYWYNDNRLRGFSLTHLSGAGCSVYGDIPFLPYLGTVSDSPAADPMRYVAPFSHSNEQASAGYYAVTLDSGVKVELSVTQRSGIGRFTYPRGQTATMLVNVSGSANGAFDAEVTIDPASHSISGWVSSGHFCGASDVYRLYFWASFSQPFASIGTWHNNAVSTGSRSARGGSQVPSQVSAVQAAQAQLARGARPSPALVQAARQHPDVTVSGPGSGAFVTFDTARDNVVIVRVGLSFVSGDNARLNVDSEDPDGNFDQVRQQAQATWNRWLGEVQVSGGTSTQLTTFYTALYHVLLQPNVFSDVNGQYIGFDGQVHTLPRGHAFYANYSGWDIYRSEIQLLALLAPQETSDIIQSMVLAYQQSGQLPKWSLANGETYVMVGDPADPIIAGAYAFGAHDFDTQAALAAMIQEATQPNGIRPGLRYLDELGYLPQDGGYGCCSFYGPAATQLEYDSADFAVGALAQALGDQADGQKFMARAQDWENLLNPADGYLEPRNADGSFPSAYNPASQAGWVEGNGAQYNWMVPFNLRGLFDALGGNAKVLPRLDTFFSQLNAGPDQPYAFLGNEPTLETPWEYDYAGAPYKTQQVVRQVVNTLYAPGPGGLAGNDDLGEMSSWYVFAALGFFPIVPGTADLVLASPLFPSIKVTRPSGQVIQINAPQAAENVPYVQSLRVNGQSTTRPWLPPSFIAQGGTLDFVLDTAPDTTWGSDPADAPPSYATGQMAARISFSPARASLAPGASTQVSLIARDLLGNTQSVNWSAHPSAGLSVSPTSGSFSVPAYGSASQTLTISAVADQPEGYGTVTVQVQTANGSALPTVTLPVLVAPTGSLLPLVNNIGISDDHTPTIADFDGSHFSYSAQLLAGLGYKPGATVTVNGVSYTWPNVPVEMQDNVQCSGQTLQVAPKPGATRLTFLGSATNGPSVGTVTITYTDGSTQTAQLGFSDWTLNAGASSPAYGNVVAAQMPYRNSGSGTPQEIETYLFASAPISLEAGKTVASITLPATVSQGHLHLFAYALS; this is translated from the coding sequence ATGAGGTACGTCACGAGCGCAAGATTCTGGCTCTTTCCTATCATCATCTTGACCGTACTGCTAGTCATCCCATTGGCCGGTTTACCTGGGTCAGCGCTGGCGGTGCAGCGGGCGCCGACGCCGGTCCACGACACCAACCTGGCCGATCTGGTTGATCCTTTCACCGGCACGGGTATTCAACAGGGTGCACCCTTCGGCGGCGGGGACACCTTTCCCGGGGCCGACCTCCCCTTTGGCATGGTGCAATGGAGTCCCGACACCGTCAGCTACGTGCCCGGCGGCTACTGGTACAACGATAATCGCCTGCGCGGCTTCAGCCTGACCCATCTCAGCGGTGCCGGCTGTAGCGTCTATGGAGACATTCCCTTCCTGCCCTACCTCGGCACGGTCAGCGACTCGCCGGCGGCGGACCCCATGCGCTACGTTGCTCCCTTCTCCCACAGCAACGAGCAAGCCAGCGCCGGCTACTATGCCGTCACCCTTGACAGCGGCGTCAAAGTGGAGTTGAGCGTCACCCAGCGCAGCGGCATTGGGCGCTTCACCTATCCGCGCGGGCAGACCGCGACCATGCTCGTCAATGTCTCTGGCTCCGCCAACGGGGCCTTTGACGCTGAGGTGACCATCGATCCGGCGAGCCACAGCATCTCGGGCTGGGTCAGCAGCGGCCATTTCTGCGGGGCCAGCGATGTCTACCGCCTCTACTTCTGGGCCAGCTTTAGCCAGCCCTTCGCCAGTATCGGCACCTGGCATAACAACGCTGTCAGCACCGGCAGCCGCAGCGCGCGTGGTGGCAGTCAGGTGCCCTCTCAGGTCAGCGCGGTCCAGGCGGCCCAGGCCCAGCTTGCCCGTGGGGCCCGGCCTTCGCCCGCCCTGGTGCAGGCGGCCCGTCAGCACCCAGATGTCACCGTCTCCGGTCCCGGCTCGGGGGCCTTTGTCACCTTCGACACAGCGCGCGACAACGTCGTCATCGTCCGTGTCGGCCTCTCCTTCGTCAGCGGCGACAATGCTCGCCTCAATGTCGACAGCGAGGACCCCGATGGCAACTTCGACCAGGTGCGCCAGCAGGCTCAGGCAACCTGGAATCGCTGGCTAGGCGAGGTTCAGGTCAGCGGCGGTACCTCTACCCAGCTCACCACCTTCTACACTGCTCTCTACCATGTCCTGCTGCAGCCCAACGTCTTTTCGGATGTCAACGGGCAGTACATCGGCTTCGACGGCCAGGTTCACACGCTGCCGCGCGGCCACGCTTTCTATGCCAACTACTCGGGCTGGGACATCTACCGCTCGGAGATCCAGCTCCTGGCCCTGCTGGCGCCCCAGGAGACCAGCGATATCATTCAGTCAATGGTCCTGGCCTACCAGCAGAGCGGCCAGTTGCCCAAATGGAGTCTGGCCAACGGCGAAACCTATGTCATGGTCGGTGATCCGGCTGATCCGATCATCGCCGGTGCCTACGCCTTCGGCGCCCACGACTTCGATACGCAGGCTGCTCTGGCGGCGATGATCCAGGAGGCGACGCAGCCGAACGGCATTCGGCCTGGTCTGCGCTACCTGGACGAGCTGGGCTACTTGCCCCAGGACGGCGGCTATGGTTGCTGTAGCTTCTATGGGCCGGCGGCCACGCAGCTCGAGTACGACAGCGCCGATTTTGCTGTTGGGGCCTTGGCCCAGGCCCTGGGCGACCAGGCTGATGGACAGAAGTTCATGGCCCGCGCCCAGGACTGGGAGAACCTGCTCAATCCCGCCGATGGCTACCTGGAGCCGCGCAATGCCGATGGCTCTTTCCCCTCTGCTTACAATCCGGCCAGTCAAGCGGGCTGGGTCGAGGGCAACGGGGCGCAGTATAACTGGATGGTGCCTTTCAACCTGCGCGGCCTCTTCGACGCCCTCGGCGGCAACGCCAAAGTACTGCCACGGCTGGACACCTTTTTCTCCCAGCTCAACGCTGGACCGGACCAGCCCTACGCTTTTCTGGGCAATGAGCCGACGCTTGAAACGCCCTGGGAGTACGACTACGCCGGCGCTCCCTACAAGACCCAGCAGGTGGTGCGCCAGGTGGTCAATACGCTCTACGCGCCCGGACCGGGCGGCCTGGCCGGCAACGACGATCTCGGAGAAATGTCCTCCTGGTACGTCTTTGCAGCCCTGGGCTTCTTTCCCATCGTGCCCGGCACCGCCGACCTGGTCCTGGCCAGTCCTCTCTTCCCGAGCATCAAAGTGACGCGCCCGAGTGGCCAGGTCATCCAGATCAACGCGCCCCAGGCCGCCGAGAACGTGCCCTACGTGCAGAGCCTGCGTGTCAACGGCCAGAGCACGACGCGCCCCTGGCTGCCGCCCTCCTTCATTGCCCAGGGGGGCACCCTCGACTTTGTGCTGGACACGGCGCCTGATACCACCTGGGGCAGCGACCCCGCCGATGCCCCTCCTTCTTACGCTACTGGCCAGATGGCGGCCCGTATCAGCTTCTCGCCTGCGCGCGCCAGTCTCGCCCCCGGCGCCAGCACCCAGGTCAGTCTGATCGCTCGCGACCTGCTCGGCAACACGCAGAGTGTCAACTGGAGCGCTCACCCCTCTGCCGGCCTGAGCGTCTCGCCAACCAGCGGCAGTTTCAGCGTGCCGGCCTATGGCTCCGCCAGCCAGACGCTGACTATCAGCGCCGTGGCGGATCAGCCAGAGGGATATGGAACTGTGACCGTTCAAGTGCAGACCGCCAATGGCTCCGCGCTGCCCACTGTCACCTTGCCGGTGCTGGTCGCCCCCACGGGCAGCCTGCTGCCGCTTGTTAACAACATTGGCATCTCCGACGATCATACGCCGACCATCGCCGATTTCGATGGCTCGCATTTTAGCTACTCGGCCCAGCTTCTGGCCGGCCTGGGTTACAAGCCCGGCGCCACTGTCACGGTCAATGGCGTCAGTTATACCTGGCCCAACGTCCCGGTTGAAATGCAGGATAATGTCCAGTGCTCCGGCCAGACTCTCCAGGTCGCGCCCAAACCCGGTGCAACCCGGCTGACCTTCCTGGGCAGCGCTACCAATGGTCCATCGGTCGGTACGGTGACCATTACCTACACCGATGGGAGTACCCAGACGGCCCAGCTCGGCTTCAGCGATTGGACGCTCAACGCTGGTGCCAGCTCGCCCGCCTACGGCAATGTGGTGGCCGCCCAGATGCCCTATCGCAATAGCGGCTCGGGTACGCCCCAGGAAATCGAGACCTACCTCTTCGCCAGCGCCCCGATCAGTCTGGAGGCCGGCAAGACCGTGGCCAGCATTACTCTACCGGCGACGGTGAGTCAGGGCCACTTGCATCTCTTTGCTTATGCTCTGAGCTAA
- a CDS encoding ROK family transcriptional regulator, which yields MEQTLHSLLADMRAREGRAEEMVSASALRGADLHRIRQFNRLLVLNYIREHGPLARVMLAQRLGLSRTTVSSIVDALLREGLVREGHLLDATPRGGRRAILVHFNTDAGRILGLDVGRTHVKMILTNLAPEIVAQRALPFDTGRGPEECLRLLVAEVRRFLEEQGVGWQELLGIGLGIPGPLSPDLHRLSSPPHMPGWENLDLWQRLQAEFPCPLYIDNDANMGALGESRCGAGRGVGQMAYIKVGTGIGGGLIIDGRIYRGHTGSAGELGHLSIDENGPPCVCGNRGCLETLAGARAIVADACRGESLRRKLEGAGQDATFPEPALAARAADGTVDIADVIEAARQGDAASMAAIERAGERLGLALAGLVNLLNPAAIVLDGGVARAGELLLTPLRRVAATVSLPAAWKGTQILPSALEGNAIALGSVLTVLDAAFSLPASAFLAAP from the coding sequence GTGGAGCAAACTCTTCATTCTCTGTTAGCTGATATGCGTGCGCGGGAGGGGCGCGCGGAGGAGATGGTCAGCGCCTCGGCGCTGAGGGGGGCTGATCTGCATCGCATTCGTCAATTCAATCGTCTGCTGGTGCTCAACTATATTCGCGAGCATGGGCCGCTGGCGCGCGTCATGTTGGCCCAGCGTCTTGGGCTGTCGCGCACGACCGTGAGCAGCATCGTCGATGCTCTGCTGCGTGAGGGGCTGGTGCGCGAGGGGCATCTGCTGGATGCCACGCCGCGTGGTGGCCGGCGCGCCATTCTGGTGCATTTTAACACGGACGCGGGGCGCATCCTTGGCCTCGACGTGGGCCGGACCCATGTGAAGATGATCCTGACCAACCTGGCACCGGAGATTGTGGCGCAGCGCGCGCTGCCTTTCGATACCGGGCGCGGGCCGGAGGAGTGTCTGAGGCTGCTGGTGGCCGAGGTGCGGCGTTTCCTTGAAGAGCAGGGGGTTGGCTGGCAGGAGCTGCTTGGCATCGGGCTGGGTATTCCGGGGCCGCTCTCGCCGGACCTGCACCGCCTCAGCTCGCCGCCCCATATGCCCGGCTGGGAGAACCTTGATCTCTGGCAGCGGTTGCAGGCTGAGTTTCCCTGTCCCCTCTATATCGATAATGATGCCAACATGGGGGCGCTCGGCGAGAGCCGCTGTGGTGCCGGGCGTGGTGTGGGCCAGATGGCCTATATCAAGGTAGGCACTGGCATCGGCGGCGGCCTGATCATCGATGGGCGCATCTATCGTGGCCATACTGGCAGCGCTGGCGAGCTGGGCCACCTGAGTATCGACGAGAATGGTCCGCCTTGCGTCTGTGGCAATCGCGGCTGCCTGGAGACGCTGGCGGGAGCGCGGGCGATCGTTGCCGATGCCTGCCGTGGGGAGTCGCTGCGGCGCAAGCTGGAGGGAGCAGGCCAGGATGCGACCTTCCCTGAGCCAGCACTGGCAGCGCGCGCGGCGGATGGAACGGTCGATATTGCCGATGTGATCGAGGCCGCCCGCCAGGGGGATGCTGCCAGCATGGCCGCCATTGAGCGCGCCGGCGAGCGGCTCGGGCTGGCCCTGGCCGGTCTGGTGAACCTGCTCAATCCCGCAGCCATTGTGCTGGATGGTGGGGTGGCGCGTGCCGGTGAGCTGTTGCTGACGCCGCTGCGTCGCGTCGCGGCGACGGTCAGTCTGCCCGCGGCCTGGAAAGGCACGCAGATTCTGCCCAGCGCTCTGGAGGGCAATGCCATTGCCCTCGGCTCCGTTCTGACTGTGCTGGATGCCGCCTTCTCGCTCCCCGCTTCAGCCTTCCTTGCTGCGCCCTGA
- a CDS encoding carbohydrate ABC transporter permease encodes MIGEQVRHPLIPALAAGQRRSLPRRRTWLRRLGEQAMTVLALLIALVWSLPTLGLLISSFRPPGLISTSGWWTALLPPWHFTLENYVQVITAQGLGRAFINSVMIAVPSTILPALIGSFAAFAFAWMRLPARKTLFFGVITLQIIPLQIALVPLLQIFTNIGLTGQYAAVWLAHTAFGLPFAIFLLRNFFAALPRDLLEAAYVDGASNFRLFWTIVLPLSLPALASLVIFQFLWVWNDLLVALIFLGGNPQSAPMTLTVASLVGSYGENDQILTAAAFLSMALPLVVFFALQRYFIRGILAGSVKG; translated from the coding sequence ATGATCGGAGAGCAGGTACGGCACCCGCTGATCCCGGCGCTGGCGGCGGGCCAGCGTCGCTCGTTGCCCAGGCGCCGGACCTGGCTGCGCCGCCTGGGCGAGCAGGCGATGACGGTGCTCGCTTTGTTGATCGCGCTGGTTTGGTCGTTGCCGACGCTGGGCCTGTTGATTAGCTCGTTCCGTCCTCCTGGCTTGATTTCGACGAGCGGCTGGTGGACGGCGCTGCTGCCGCCGTGGCATTTTACCCTGGAGAACTATGTCCAGGTGATCACGGCGCAGGGCCTGGGCCGCGCCTTTATCAATAGCGTGATGATCGCGGTGCCGAGTACGATCTTGCCTGCTCTGATCGGCTCGTTTGCTGCCTTTGCTTTCGCCTGGATGCGCTTGCCGGCGCGCAAGACGCTCTTTTTCGGGGTCATTACGCTGCAGATTATTCCTTTGCAGATTGCCCTGGTGCCGCTGTTGCAGATCTTTACGAATATCGGGCTGACGGGACAGTATGCGGCGGTCTGGCTGGCTCATACGGCTTTTGGGCTGCCTTTTGCCATTTTCCTGCTGCGCAATTTCTTCGCCGCGTTGCCGCGAGATCTGCTGGAGGCGGCCTATGTCGATGGGGCTTCGAATTTCCGCCTGTTTTGGACGATTGTCTTGCCGCTGTCGCTGCCAGCCCTGGCCTCGCTGGTGATCTTTCAATTCCTGTGGGTCTGGAACGATCTGTTGGTGGCCTTGATTTTCTTGGGTGGCAATCCGCAGAGTGCGCCGATGACGCTGACGGTGGCCAGTCTGGTTGGCTCCTACGGCGAGAATGACCAGATCCTGACGGCGGCGGCCTTCCTGTCGATGGCGCTGCCGTTGGTGGTCTTCTTTGCGCTGCAGCGCTACTTTATCCGCGGCATTCTGGCTGGCTCGGTCAAGGGCTAG
- a CDS encoding carbohydrate ABC transporter permease: MDLSVEKAVPVALRPRRRRLRLPVEAWAWVAPAILLLLLFFVYPFINTVQLSFEDADSTRFVGLKNYQAIFTDPEMLAVLKNNLLWLLFGTLLTVGLGLVIAVLVDRVKVEGLVKSALFIPMAISMVSASIIWRLVYLYRAPDQTQIGLLNAILALFKLPPQPWLVNTSVNTFALIAVYVWMWTGFCVVVFSAALKGLPDEIIEAALIDGANRWVLFWRVIVPMISPTIAVVTTTMIINILKTFDIVYVMTGGNYNTDVVAVEFYRQLFTFGNYGLASALAVLLTLAIMPVMYLNIRRIRLEEGGQA, translated from the coding sequence ATGGATCTCTCTGTTGAGAAGGCTGTTCCCGTTGCGCTGCGCCCGCGCCGGCGCCGGCTGCGCCTACCGGTAGAGGCGTGGGCCTGGGTGGCCCCAGCGATCTTGTTGTTGCTGCTCTTTTTTGTCTATCCCTTCATCAACACCGTTCAGCTCAGCTTCGAGGATGCCGATTCGACGCGCTTTGTGGGCCTCAAAAACTACCAGGCGATCTTTACCGATCCTGAGATGCTGGCTGTGCTCAAGAATAACCTGCTCTGGTTGCTCTTTGGCACCCTCTTGACGGTGGGGCTGGGCCTGGTCATTGCGGTTCTGGTGGATCGGGTCAAGGTCGAGGGCCTGGTCAAATCGGCGCTCTTTATTCCGATGGCCATCTCGATGGTGAGCGCCAGCATCATCTGGCGCCTGGTCTACCTCTATCGCGCCCCTGATCAGACGCAAATCGGTCTGCTGAACGCCATCCTGGCGCTCTTTAAGCTGCCCCCGCAGCCGTGGCTGGTCAATACGAGCGTCAACACTTTTGCCTTGATCGCTGTCTATGTGTGGATGTGGACCGGCTTCTGCGTGGTGGTCTTTTCGGCGGCGCTCAAGGGGCTGCCCGATGAGATCATCGAGGCGGCGCTCATCGATGGGGCCAATCGCTGGGTCCTCTTCTGGCGGGTGATTGTGCCGATGATTAGTCCGACCATCGCTGTGGTGACGACCACCATGATCATCAACATTTTAAAGACGTTCGATATTGTCTACGTGATGACAGGGGGCAATTACAACACCGATGTGGTGGCCGTCGAGTTTTATCGCCAGCTCTTTACTTTCGGCAATTATGGCCTGGCCAGCGCGCTGGCGGTCTTGCTGACGCTGGCGATTATGCCGGTGATGTACCTCAATATTCGCCGTATTCGGCTGGAGGAAGGAGGCCAGGCATGA
- a CDS encoding ABC transporter substrate-binding protein, with protein MNIYDRRARKELDQLVEEYLTTSTINRRQFLQRATAAGLSLGAATALLAACGGTNTGTLNTSSGNVPRVSSIDVLTQLSGAELAAFNAINTAFTQKTGIKVNVEPTSDLRAVLSTRVRGNNPPDVAGMSSVPEFQQYAAQGKLLQLDRFFNMGQMEQQYARIWLDVSSYNGHLYAVIPRVNTKSTVWYNPKQFKANGYTPPKTWDEMIALSNRIASSGRYPWSLGVEGGSSTGWPAADWVDQIYLSLNGPELSQQWVNHKIPWTHPSVKQAFQLFGEIVNGKHYISGAPQSVLATNFQDAAYLPFESPPKAYMYFLGDFTASFLKTQFPGIQPGVDFDFFPFPTINPQYANSVTGIVNILSAFRDNDGTRQYMEFLASPEGQSIWPKQGGAVSVNKQVPLSVYPDPVSRRTAELLLNAKYFSVGQDDLLPSSMEQEYWKGLLSYIQNPSQLDSILRSLEDAATRLYPS; from the coding sequence ATGAACATCTATGATCGGCGTGCACGGAAGGAGTTAGACCAGCTGGTTGAGGAGTATCTGACTACCAGCACCATCAATCGGCGCCAATTTCTGCAACGGGCGACAGCGGCGGGGCTGAGCCTGGGCGCGGCGACGGCGCTTCTGGCGGCCTGCGGTGGCACGAACACGGGCACCTTGAACACAAGCAGCGGCAATGTGCCCAGGGTCAGCTCGATCGATGTCCTCACTCAGCTCAGTGGCGCCGAGCTGGCGGCCTTCAATGCCATCAACACGGCCTTCACCCAGAAAACGGGCATCAAGGTCAATGTAGAGCCGACCAGCGATCTGCGAGCCGTGCTCAGCACGCGCGTGCGTGGCAACAATCCCCCCGATGTGGCTGGTATGTCGAGCGTCCCTGAGTTCCAGCAGTACGCGGCTCAGGGTAAGCTGCTCCAGCTCGACAGGTTTTTCAATATGGGCCAGATGGAGCAGCAGTACGCGCGCATCTGGCTCGATGTCTCTTCCTATAATGGGCACCTCTACGCGGTCATCCCGCGTGTCAACACCAAGAGCACGGTCTGGTACAACCCGAAGCAGTTCAAGGCCAATGGGTACACGCCGCCTAAGACCTGGGATGAGATGATCGCCCTCTCGAACAGGATCGCCAGCAGCGGCAGGTATCCCTGGTCGCTGGGGGTGGAAGGTGGTTCTTCCACTGGCTGGCCGGCGGCGGACTGGGTGGACCAGATCTATCTGAGCCTCAATGGCCCCGAGTTGTCGCAACAGTGGGTCAATCATAAGATCCCCTGGACTCATCCAAGCGTCAAGCAGGCGTTCCAGCTTTTTGGTGAGATCGTCAACGGTAAGCACTATATCAGCGGGGCGCCGCAGTCGGTTCTGGCCACCAATTTCCAGGATGCCGCCTATCTGCCTTTTGAGAGTCCGCCGAAGGCCTATATGTACTTCCTCGGCGATTTCACGGCGAGCTTCCTCAAGACCCAGTTCCCCGGCATCCAGCCGGGCGTCGATTTCGACTTTTTCCCGTTCCCGACGATCAATCCTCAGTATGCGAACTCGGTGACAGGGATTGTCAATATCCTGTCGGCCTTCCGCGATAATGATGGGACGCGCCAGTATATGGAGTTTCTGGCCTCGCCTGAAGGCCAGAGCATCTGGCCGAAGCAGGGGGGCGCGGTCTCGGTGAATAAGCAGGTCCCCCTTAGCGTCTATCCTGACCCGGTCTCGCGCCGCACTGCCGAGCTGCTGCTCAACGCGAAGTACTTCAGCGTGGGCCAGGACGACCTGCTGCCTTCGTCGATGGAGCAGGAGTATTGGAAGGGGCTGCTGTCCTATATTCAGAATCCTTCGCAGCTCGATAGCATCCTTCGCTCGCTAGAGGATGCTGCGACACGTCTCTATCCTTCTTGA